Proteins co-encoded in one Candidatus Korarchaeota archaeon NZ13-K genomic window:
- a CDS encoding pantetheine-phosphate adenylyltransferase: MEIERNCGKPFRKAIVGGTFDRLHKGHRELLSLACSIARSLIIGLADGPLIERKPLADKVLPFEERERALREFLEREGVPYEIVKIFDPVGPAESAEEADVIVVSTESYEGALLVNERRRMRGLRELKIVVLPLLLAEDGKPISSSRIRRGEIDPEGRLLTPIR; encoded by the coding sequence TTGGAGATTGAGAGAAATTGTGGAAAACCTTTTAGAAAGGCTATAGTGGGGGGAACCTTCGACAGACTCCACAAGGGTCATAGGGAGCTTCTCAGCCTGGCCTGCAGCATCGCCCGGAGCCTCATCATCGGGTTGGCGGATGGCCCCTTGATAGAGCGCAAGCCCCTGGCTGACAAGGTGTTACCCTTCGAGGAGAGGGAGAGGGCGCTCAGGGAGTTCCTAGAGCGCGAGGGAGTCCCCTACGAAATTGTTAAAATTTTTGACCCTGTAGGCCCAGCGGAGAGCGCGGAGGAAGCGGACGTCATAGTGGTATCGACCGAGAGCTACGAGGGGGCCCTACTTGTTAACGAGAGAAGGAGGATGAGGGGATTGAGGGAGCTTAAAATAGTGGTGCTTCCCCTATTGCTCGCTGAGGACGGGAAGCCAATCTCATCGAGCAGGATAAGGAGAGGGGAGATAGATCCTGAGGGGAGGCTTCTCACTCCAATCCGTTAA
- a CDS encoding SIS domain-containing protein has protein sequence MILKEPGAYMRAEIYEQPEVVERTLRESLGDVRRALDYLSTSFIYVTGSGSSFHASLVLSRALMRIAGIRSTAIQASELPEWIPHDVRDSALIALSQSGESKDVLIAVETFRRISSGSPVIAITNTPKSTLHEISDASILTRAGEERAIAATKTYTTQLAASFLLATELADARGRDVRELRDELIRVPNLMRDMLAYVMFFVKAWADRLKDREFGFILGRGPNYPTALESALKLRETANLHYVGYSAREFLHGPIQLVAEGTPVILIGGSGLEDVIQRIRALGGELIRVDPGGEVPIAEVSYELSPIVAVVPMQLLSLEVSLLRGLDPDKPEKLTKVVK, from the coding sequence ATGATACTGAAGGAACCAGGGGCCTACATGAGGGCCGAGATATACGAACAGCCGGAAGTCGTCGAGAGAACCTTAAGGGAATCCCTGGGAGACGTTAGAAGGGCTTTAGATTACCTTAGCACCTCCTTCATCTACGTCACAGGCAGCGGATCCAGCTTTCACGCCTCCCTCGTGCTCAGTAGGGCTCTGATGAGGATAGCGGGCATCAGATCTACTGCCATACAGGCCTCGGAGCTTCCCGAGTGGATCCCTCATGATGTCCGCGACTCCGCCCTCATAGCCCTCTCCCAGAGCGGGGAGAGCAAGGATGTCCTAATCGCCGTGGAGACTTTCAGAAGGATCTCATCGGGATCTCCCGTCATAGCGATAACTAACACACCAAAAAGCACTCTTCATGAGATCTCTGACGCATCGATATTGACGAGAGCAGGGGAGGAGAGGGCTATAGCTGCCACGAAGACTTACACAACCCAGTTGGCAGCCTCCTTCCTTCTAGCGACGGAGCTGGCTGATGCGAGGGGAAGAGACGTTAGGGAATTGAGGGACGAACTGATAAGAGTGCCAAATTTAATGAGGGATATGCTAGCTTATGTCATGTTTTTTGTGAAAGCATGGGCTGATCGTTTGAAGGACAGGGAGTTTGGCTTCATCTTGGGGAGGGGTCCCAACTACCCGACGGCGCTCGAGTCGGCCCTCAAATTGAGGGAGACCGCCAACCTTCACTACGTCGGCTACTCCGCGAGGGAGTTCCTACATGGTCCCATTCAGCTAGTGGCCGAGGGAACTCCGGTCATACTGATAGGGGGATCCGGCTTGGAGGATGTTATCCAGAGGATAAGAGCCTTAGGAGGAGAGTTGATAAGGGTGGATCCAGGAGGCGAGGTGCCAATCGCTGAGGTGAGCTACGAACTCTCTCCGATAGTGGCTGTGGTCCCCATGCAGCTCCTCTCCCTAGAGGTATCCCTTTTAAGGGGGCTGGACCCGGATAAGCCCGAGAAACTCACGAAGGTGGTGAAGTGA
- a CDS encoding type II toxin-antitoxin system VapC family toxin produces the protein MRIRRAVIDTNVIIYAYFEDSKYHKEARKILRSLKEWIVPFIVIVELFWFSRGANLNEKSRKGLLMFLLSNPRVKISHNQLEELMESVMVEDPLEFEDELILQQAERERVPIVTFDRYLAERARSRGLEVIPSVDQDTRESST, from the coding sequence TTGAGGATCAGGAGGGCTGTGATAGACACTAATGTGATAATATACGCTTACTTCGAGGATTCAAAGTATCACAAGGAGGCCAGGAAGATACTTCGCTCCTTGAAGGAATGGATAGTACCCTTCATAGTCATAGTGGAGCTTTTCTGGTTTTCCAGAGGAGCTAACTTAAATGAGAAATCAAGGAAGGGCCTTTTAATGTTCCTTCTATCGAATCCGAGGGTGAAGATATCTCACAATCAGCTGGAGGAATTGATGGAGTCCGTGATGGTGGAGGATCCGCTGGAGTTCGAGGATGAGCTCATCCTCCAGCAGGCTGAGAGGGAGCGAGTCCCAATAGTTACATTTGACCGCTACCTGGCTGAGAGGGCCAGGAGCAGGGGCTTGGAGGTCATACCAAGCGTGGATCAGGACACTAGGGAGAGCAGCACATAG
- a CDS encoding nucleotide sugar dehydrogenase translates to MDLSPSQLRRDLRNGKITVSVYGVGHVGASILAAWLLAGARGIGVDLDESKVRTLDGGESPVNEPCLTDVFRRAKREGRLSATTDGKLASAESDVKIIAVPSLLNEDGEPDLSAIRSAAESIASGLKRGDLVILESSVPPGTTRFFLRPILEEGSGLSAGRDFGLAYSPERISEGRALRDIVESYPKVIGGVDERSAEVASALYSAVAKRGVIRVSSDIVAEFEKLAEGVYRDVNIALANELAMLCRELGIDYEEVARAANSQPYSNLHRPGTGVGGLCIPIYPRFLLWKARSMGVDLRLPSISRMINEQMPRRVAELVREGISRMGLRDPKVAVLGLSFRGDIGDPRLSPTYELVKELLSMGLRDIKVHDPFIEEDEKLSSMGVTLTKDLEQAISGAGVVVIATDHSVYRMSLSELLSMGKDVKVIVDGRDVLEVDEVPTGRAYVGIGRPWRP, encoded by the coding sequence ATGGATCTAAGCCCCTCCCAACTGAGGAGAGATCTGCGCAATGGCAAGATAACGGTCTCCGTCTACGGCGTAGGGCACGTTGGTGCCTCCATATTGGCTGCCTGGTTGCTGGCCGGCGCCAGGGGGATAGGTGTTGATCTGGACGAGTCGAAGGTGAGGACCTTGGATGGAGGAGAGTCTCCCGTGAACGAGCCATGCCTCACAGATGTCTTCAGAAGGGCTAAGAGGGAGGGAAGGCTCTCCGCTACCACGGATGGGAAGCTAGCTTCAGCTGAATCAGACGTTAAGATAATAGCGGTACCTTCCCTCCTAAATGAGGATGGGGAGCCGGATCTATCGGCGATAAGGTCAGCTGCTGAATCCATAGCCTCAGGTCTCAAGAGAGGGGATCTAGTGATATTGGAGAGCAGCGTCCCTCCCGGAACGACGAGGTTCTTCTTGAGACCCATACTCGAGGAGGGAAGCGGTTTATCCGCCGGCAGGGACTTCGGTCTAGCCTACAGTCCTGAGAGGATATCCGAGGGCAGGGCCCTGAGGGACATAGTAGAGTCCTACCCTAAGGTGATCGGTGGTGTGGATGAGAGGAGCGCTGAGGTGGCATCGGCCCTCTACTCTGCTGTGGCCAAGAGGGGGGTGATAAGGGTGTCCAGTGACATCGTTGCGGAATTCGAGAAGCTGGCGGAGGGGGTTTACAGGGACGTCAACATAGCCTTGGCGAACGAACTGGCCATGCTTTGCAGGGAGCTCGGGATAGACTATGAGGAGGTGGCCAGGGCAGCGAACAGCCAGCCCTATTCGAACCTTCATAGGCCGGGGACCGGAGTAGGGGGATTATGCATCCCCATATACCCTAGATTCCTCCTGTGGAAGGCCAGATCGATGGGAGTGGACCTGAGGCTCCCTTCAATCAGTAGGATGATAAACGAGCAGATGCCCCGAAGGGTAGCGGAGCTCGTGAGGGAGGGGATCTCTAGGATGGGTCTGAGGGATCCCAAGGTAGCTGTTTTGGGGCTTTCCTTCAGGGGAGACATAGGGGACCCCAGGCTCTCACCCACCTACGAGCTGGTTAAGGAGCTCCTCTCCATGGGCCTCAGGGACATAAAGGTTCACGATCCCTTCATAGAGGAGGATGAGAAGCTCTCCTCCATGGGCGTGACCCTAACCAAGGATCTGGAACAGGCGATCTCAGGGGCTGGAGTGGTCGTGATAGCTACGGATCATAGTGTTTACAGGATGAGCTTGAGTGAGCTCCTCTCGATGGGCAAGGATGTCAAGGTGATAGTGGATGGCAGGGACGTGCTGGAGGTGGACGAGGTCCCCACCGGAAGAGCTTACGTCGGAATAGGGAGGCCTTGGAGACCCTGA
- a CDS encoding rhomboid family intramembrane serine protease: MLPLKDENSSRVRPLVNYSIIATNIAIFLIEISDPRVMRFLINDYGFIPSLLVEEPLINAHRMITSMFLHGGWIHLLGNMLYLFIFGDNVEAAFGHLNYISFYLLSGAFANMIHAMVSKLTGMPMDVPAIGASGAISGVLGAYLLLYPRARVITLIFTWYLATLRPISAKYFIGFWFVLQLIPGLLLGEATGVAYWAHIGGFLVGMVLALPYRGRVGHLRRDLLGGLGDSG, from the coding sequence TTGCTACCACTGAAGGATGAGAACTCAAGTCGCGTTAGGCCCCTCGTGAATTACTCCATAATAGCGACCAACATTGCGATATTCCTCATTGAGATATCGGATCCTAGGGTGATGCGATTCCTGATAAATGACTACGGATTCATCCCCTCCCTCCTGGTCGAGGAGCCCCTGATCAATGCGCACAGGATGATCACGTCGATGTTCCTCCATGGAGGGTGGATCCACTTACTAGGCAACATGCTCTACCTATTCATATTCGGGGATAACGTGGAGGCCGCCTTCGGACATCTAAATTACATCTCCTTCTACCTCCTCTCCGGAGCATTCGCCAACATGATCCATGCGATGGTATCGAAGCTCACGGGCATGCCCATGGACGTCCCCGCCATAGGGGCTTCCGGAGCGATAAGCGGAGTTCTAGGGGCTTACCTGCTGCTCTATCCAAGGGCCAGGGTGATCACGCTGATATTCACCTGGTACCTAGCTACGCTTAGACCCATCTCAGCTAAGTACTTCATAGGATTTTGGTTCGTGCTCCAGCTAATTCCCGGGCTCCTGCTCGGGGAGGCCACGGGTGTGGCTTACTGGGCGCACATAGGAGGTTTCCTAGTGGGCATGGTTTTAGCCCTCCCTTACAGGGGCAGGGTCGGTCACCTGAGGAGGGACCTTCTTGGAGGACTTGGAGATTCTGGCTGA
- a CDS encoding class II aldolase/adducin family protein has translation MEDLEILAEELAEVMRLAYIKGLTTGGGGNASLRVAQGLLITPSGKFKGRLRGEDILMISEEGEVIRGEGTPSTEWRMHVMIYKVREDVRSVLHCHHPLAIAYSIKGAPLSNLRNLMTEESIKLLREVRVVPWRPFGTWELASLVSDALRGSNAVLIERHGAVVVAENHWKALAAMESLIETLAVSLISGILE, from the coding sequence TTGGAGGACTTGGAGATTCTGGCTGAGGAGCTGGCGGAGGTCATGAGACTGGCCTACATCAAGGGGCTGACTACCGGTGGAGGAGGGAACGCAAGCCTCAGGGTGGCCCAGGGTCTCCTCATAACGCCCTCCGGTAAGTTCAAGGGGAGGCTCAGGGGAGAGGACATCCTGATGATAAGCGAGGAGGGTGAGGTGATAAGGGGTGAGGGCACTCCCAGCACCGAATGGAGGATGCACGTCATGATATACAAGGTCAGAGAGGACGTCAGATCTGTTCTGCATTGCCACCATCCCTTGGCCATAGCCTACTCCATCAAGGGAGCGCCGCTAAGCAATCTTAGGAATCTCATGACCGAGGAGTCCATCAAACTGCTCAGGGAAGTGAGAGTTGTTCCCTGGAGGCCCTTCGGAACATGGGAGCTGGCATCCTTGGTCAGCGATGCCTTAAGAGGGTCCAATGCGGTGCTGATCGAGAGACATGGTGCTGTAGTTGTGGCTGAGAATCACTGGAAGGCTCTGGCTGCGATGGAATCCCTTATCGAGACGTTAGCGGTATCCCTGATAAGTGGCATCCTAGAGTGA
- a CDS encoding 2-oxoacid:acceptor oxidoreductase subunit alpha — protein MTGYDALVEGSIMAGCRFFAGYPITPSTEIAERMSNRLPKVGGIFIQMEDELASIIAIIGASWAGLKSMTATSGPGFSLMQEGLGYAVITETPIVVVNVMRGGPSTGLVTLPSQGDVMQARWGSHGDYAIIALAPWSSQEMFDLAIRAFNLSEIYRNPVIILSDEVIAHIREPIRIPPPEEIEIVERRRPSVPPTDFIPYLPEPGEWVSPMPALGDGYNVIVESVMHDEFGHRIGMGQPIAERKIKRIYYKIERNVDKIAMHEERELDDADIAVVTYGSAARSSLRAIKDARGLGIKVGMLRLITLWPFHDKLIEDLSERVKAIVVPEMNMGKIVREVERASKGRCEVISVPKVGGVLHNPDEILSAIKLAAR, from the coding sequence ATGACGGGTTATGATGCCCTAGTTGAGGGCTCCATCATGGCCGGATGTCGCTTCTTCGCCGGTTATCCAATAACCCCTTCAACGGAGATCGCCGAGAGGATGTCGAATCGGTTGCCCAAGGTCGGAGGGATATTCATACAGATGGAGGATGAGCTGGCCTCGATAATTGCGATAATAGGGGCCTCATGGGCTGGCCTGAAGTCGATGACCGCCACGAGCGGACCCGGGTTCTCTTTGATGCAGGAGGGATTGGGATACGCTGTGATAACGGAAACGCCAATAGTGGTCGTGAACGTCATGAGAGGAGGTCCATCAACAGGCCTGGTGACCCTGCCATCGCAAGGGGACGTCATGCAGGCCAGATGGGGGAGTCACGGGGATTATGCGATAATAGCTTTGGCCCCTTGGAGCTCCCAGGAGATGTTCGATCTCGCCATAAGAGCCTTTAACCTATCCGAGATTTACAGGAACCCCGTGATCATACTATCGGATGAGGTGATCGCCCACATAAGGGAGCCCATAAGGATACCACCTCCGGAGGAGATAGAGATCGTGGAGAGGAGGAGGCCCTCAGTGCCGCCCACGGACTTCATCCCTTACCTGCCCGAGCCCGGTGAGTGGGTGAGCCCGATGCCAGCTTTAGGGGACGGATATAACGTGATAGTTGAGAGCGTCATGCATGATGAGTTCGGTCACAGGATAGGCATGGGGCAACCGATAGCTGAGAGGAAGATAAAGAGGATCTATTACAAGATAGAGAGGAACGTCGATAAAATAGCTATGCATGAGGAGAGGGAGCTGGACGATGCGGACATCGCGGTAGTGACCTATGGATCCGCAGCCAGATCCTCCCTCAGAGCCATCAAAGACGCTAGAGGCTTGGGAATCAAGGTTGGAATGCTCAGGTTGATAACGCTGTGGCCCTTCCATGATAAGCTGATAGAGGATCTCTCAGAGAGGGTGAAGGCGATTGTGGTTCCCGAGATGAACATGGGCAAGATCGTGAGGGAGGTCGAGAGGGCCTCCAAGGGGAGGTGTGAGGTCATATCCGTTCCCAAGGTGGGAGGGGTCCTCCACAACCCGGATGAGATATTATCAGCTATAAAGCTCGCAGCGAGGTGA
- a CDS encoding 2-oxoacid:ferredoxin oxidoreductase subunit gamma translates to MRIEVIISGFGGQGVVVAGAVLTQAAVLGNYYASSTYTYGPEARLGSTRSEVVISDEEVDYPKVLNPDYWIVMNQHSLNTLAPRYQFGKTVVIADSTMIRFFDPIENKVKILYKVPATDEAEKLGDRLVTNMLMLGIFSAISGIVSPENLKEAIKSTVRPQFFEINSKAVERGFEIARLLMRQ, encoded by the coding sequence ATGAGGATAGAGGTCATCATATCGGGTTTCGGTGGCCAAGGGGTTGTCGTGGCTGGTGCCGTGCTCACGCAGGCGGCGGTCCTAGGAAACTACTACGCCTCATCAACTTACACGTACGGGCCCGAAGCTAGGCTGGGGTCCACCAGATCGGAAGTTGTCATCTCCGACGAGGAGGTGGACTACCCGAAGGTCCTGAACCCCGATTACTGGATAGTGATGAATCAGCACTCACTCAACACGCTGGCCCCGAGATATCAGTTTGGGAAGACTGTTGTGATAGCTGACTCAACTATGATAAGATTCTTTGATCCAATAGAAAATAAAGTAAAGATACTTTACAAAGTCCCGGCCACGGATGAGGCTGAGAAGCTCGGGGACAGGCTCGTCACTAACATGCTGATGCTTGGCATCTTCTCCGCCATCTCCGGGATCGTATCACCAGAAAATCTGAAGGAGGCAATAAAAAGCACAGTAAGGCCGCAATTCTTCGAAATAAACTCCAAAGCAGTTGAGAGAGGGTTCGAGATAGCGAGGCTCTTGATGAGGCAATAG
- a CDS encoding M42 family peptidase, with translation MDDESVSFFSRLSESFGPSGFESEPLNLIKGRYSIFSDDVLRDGLGSLILKKRGSSDVPRVMAAGHVDEIGFIVVSIEDNGFLKFEALGGWASTTLPAQRVVVRTRKGDHVGVIASKPPHLMTPEERNKPIELKDLFIDVGAKNKDQVKEMGIRIGDPIAPLAPFEVLRGGKAWLGKAFDDRVGTFVVMEALRDLKERGTDHPNTYYAVATVQEEVGLRGAETAADVVNPDVFIAVDVDIAGDSPGITSAEAPAKMGEGVSIITWDRSMIPNFKLREFVVEVAEEENIPYQLSAVRGGTDAGRVHLHSKGVPSVVLGVPTRHIHSHSSILSPDDVEAAMKLLVALIKKMDSSTVRGFYEP, from the coding sequence ATGGACGACGAGTCGGTGAGTTTCTTCTCACGTCTCTCCGAGAGTTTTGGGCCATCCGGATTCGAGTCAGAGCCCCTTAATCTAATCAAGGGACGTTACTCGATCTTCTCAGATGATGTGCTGAGGGATGGACTCGGATCGCTTATACTCAAGAAGAGAGGGAGCAGCGATGTCCCGAGGGTTATGGCTGCGGGTCACGTCGATGAGATAGGTTTCATAGTGGTCTCGATAGAGGACAACGGGTTCCTGAAGTTCGAGGCATTGGGAGGCTGGGCCTCAACCACGCTGCCTGCTCAGAGGGTCGTTGTGAGGACCAGGAAGGGAGATCACGTCGGCGTCATAGCGAGCAAACCTCCCCATCTTATGACCCCGGAGGAGAGGAACAAGCCCATTGAGCTCAAGGACCTCTTCATAGATGTCGGGGCTAAGAACAAGGATCAGGTGAAGGAGATGGGGATAAGGATAGGAGACCCCATCGCTCCGCTGGCGCCCTTCGAGGTGCTGAGGGGGGGTAAGGCGTGGCTGGGGAAGGCCTTCGATGATAGGGTGGGGACCTTCGTGGTCATGGAGGCGCTGAGGGACCTTAAGGAGAGGGGGACTGACCATCCGAACACATACTATGCCGTGGCCACCGTGCAGGAGGAGGTCGGTCTGAGGGGCGCTGAGACGGCGGCCGATGTGGTGAATCCGGACGTGTTCATAGCCGTTGACGTTGACATAGCTGGCGACTCCCCGGGAATAACGTCAGCCGAGGCGCCGGCGAAGATGGGGGAGGGGGTGTCCATAATAACTTGGGACAGGAGCATGATACCCAACTTCAAGCTCAGGGAGTTCGTGGTGGAGGTCGCTGAGGAGGAGAACATACCCTATCAGCTCTCGGCCGTTAGGGGAGGGACTGATGCGGGGAGGGTCCATCTGCACAGCAAGGGAGTACCTTCGGTGGTGCTGGGGGTTCCGACCAGGCACATACACTCCCATAGCTCCATATTATCACCGGATGATGTGGAGGCAGCGATGAAATTGCTTGTGGCCCTGATCAAGAAGATGGACTCGAGCACTGTCAGGGGGTTTTACGAACCTTGA
- a CDS encoding TRAM domain-containing protein, translating to MPRRNPREERSSKGWKGVKGRKGREDLYHQVGMDRPSRSAQSLKPGDTIDVLVRSINRRGEGEGLYEGRQVIISGAPDPGLVVRARVRKIAEGKIFAELVEDERE from the coding sequence ATGCCTAGGAGGAATCCGAGGGAAGAGAGGAGTTCTAAGGGATGGAAGGGTGTGAAGGGGAGGAAGGGAAGAGAGGACCTCTACCATCAAGTGGGGATGGATAGGCCGAGCAGGAGCGCTCAATCGCTGAAGCCAGGGGATACAATAGATGTGTTGGTGAGGTCGATCAACAGGAGGGGTGAGGGCGAGGGACTCTACGAGGGAAGGCAGGTCATAATATCGGGTGCCCCGGATCCGGGGCTAGTGGTGAGGGCTAGGGTCAGGAAGATCGCCGAGGGTAAAATATTCGCAGAGCTAGTGGAAGATGAGAGGGAATGA
- a CDS encoding polyprenyl synthetase family protein — MRRDELKASLEPYIRRADSVLLRILEENSGNPFAEPLIEFTRGGKRIRPALLLVVNEAAGGGGDPEPAAAAVELIHLASLIHDDVIDGSSLRRGLPSFHVKHGTEMAILVADFILSLVLEIANGYEDRRVGKIISETTKLMSIGEMMEVALLRRGVPISLDDYLRVLEYKTASLFRAASSLGALIAEKEEVIESMGSYGLYLGLAYQIKDDLIDWGERGELTRLLAGEEIRNHLSGLAMSFAERAITMLGRIPDSPQKEILEGLVRYSVEREE; from the coding sequence ATAAGGAGGGATGAGCTTAAGGCCTCACTCGAACCATACATCAGGAGAGCAGACTCAGTCCTATTGAGGATCCTGGAGGAGAACTCCGGGAATCCCTTCGCGGAACCGTTGATCGAGTTCACAAGGGGAGGTAAGCGGATAAGACCGGCCTTACTCCTAGTGGTCAACGAGGCGGCAGGCGGAGGGGGCGATCCCGAGCCGGCTGCGGCTGCGGTGGAGCTGATACATCTGGCCTCGCTGATACACGACGATGTGATAGATGGCAGCAGCTTAAGGAGGGGACTTCCCTCGTTCCACGTTAAGCATGGGACTGAGATGGCTATACTGGTGGCCGATTTCATACTCTCCCTGGTCTTGGAGATAGCCAATGGCTACGAAGACAGGAGGGTGGGGAAGATTATATCCGAGACCACCAAGCTCATGTCAATAGGGGAGATGATGGAGGTGGCCCTCCTCAGGAGGGGGGTTCCCATAAGCTTGGATGACTACCTGAGGGTGCTGGAATACAAGACAGCCTCCCTCTTCCGGGCCGCATCATCGTTGGGAGCATTGATAGCCGAGAAGGAGGAGGTTATAGAGAGCATGGGATCTTACGGCCTCTATCTGGGACTGGCTTATCAGATAAAGGATGATCTAATCGATTGGGGTGAGAGAGGCGAGCTCACCCGCCTCCTCGCTGGGGAAGAGATTCGGAATCACCTCTCAGGCCTAGCGATGAGCTTCGCCGAGAGAGCCATAACCATGCTCGGGCGGATCCCCGACTCCCCGCAGAAGGAGATACTCGAGGGACTGGTCAGGTACTCCGTCGAGAGGGAGGAATGA
- a CDS encoding 4Fe-4S dicluster domain-containing protein — protein sequence MSAVKVKQIAVSDKLCKGCYLCIWACPWGVLEIKEERNWRGIRKPYAAKIEQCRACRLCEIYCPDFAIQVIVDDDEERRILEVEEKYERIWFDRLRKRDEIIARGVWWL from the coding sequence ATGTCCGCAGTCAAGGTGAAGCAGATAGCCGTGAGCGATAAGCTTTGCAAGGGGTGCTACCTCTGCATATGGGCCTGTCCCTGGGGGGTTCTTGAGATAAAGGAGGAGAGGAACTGGAGGGGGATAAGGAAGCCCTATGCCGCCAAGATAGAGCAGTGCAGAGCCTGCAGATTGTGCGAAATATATTGCCCAGACTTCGCCATACAGGTCATAGTGGACGATGATGAGGAGAGGAGGATCCTCGAGGTTGAGGAGAAGTACGAGAGAATATGGTTCGATAGGCTGAGGAAGAGGGATGAGATAATAGCTAGGGGTGTGTGGTGGCTATGA
- a CDS encoding 2-oxoacid:ferredoxin oxidoreductase subunit beta, which translates to MIQEEGFEHILAKKYMRTELMPHAFCSGCGIGIVERMILMAFEELGEEEWRKTVFVSGIGCSGWTPLYFRSDVAHTLHGRALPFATAVKLARPELNVVVIMGDGDSMAIGGNHLIHAARRNIGLTVIVITNMVYSLTGGQVAPTTPEGAITQTSPYGNIEPNFNLMELMKAAGATYLARWTTYHVMQAKNSIKKAIKHKGFSLIEIISQCPTFMGRYVLGKSDPREIMQWFKENSVPIGVASSKSPEELRGKIIVGEFLHRPEVMEYTERLKILREKIRR; encoded by the coding sequence ATGATCCAGGAGGAGGGATTCGAGCATATATTGGCTAAAAAGTACATGAGAACTGAGCTAATGCCTCACGCCTTCTGCTCGGGCTGCGGCATAGGCATAGTGGAGAGGATGATCCTCATGGCCTTCGAGGAACTTGGAGAGGAGGAGTGGAGAAAGACCGTGTTCGTGAGCGGCATAGGGTGCTCCGGATGGACGCCCCTCTACTTCAGGAGTGATGTTGCGCACACCCTACATGGTAGGGCCCTGCCCTTCGCGACAGCCGTAAAGTTAGCCAGACCTGAGCTCAACGTAGTAGTCATAATGGGAGATGGTGATTCCATGGCCATAGGGGGAAATCACCTGATCCATGCCGCGAGGAGGAACATCGGCCTGACGGTGATAGTGATCACTAACATGGTCTATTCCCTGACCGGCGGCCAGGTGGCCCCCACCACGCCGGAGGGCGCGATCACCCAGACTTCCCCCTACGGAAACATAGAGCCCAACTTCAACCTGATGGAGCTGATGAAAGCTGCCGGAGCAACTTACTTAGCTAGATGGACCACATATCACGTGATGCAGGCTAAGAACAGCATAAAGAAGGCTATCAAGCATAAGGGGTTCTCACTGATCGAGATAATATCCCAATGTCCCACGTTCATGGGCAGGTACGTGCTGGGCAAGTCGGATCCTAGGGAGATCATGCAGTGGTTCAAGGAGAACTCGGTGCCCATCGGAGTCGCGAGTTCGAAGAGCCCCGAGGAGCTCAGGGGAAAGATAATCGTGGGGGAGTTTTTACATAGGCCGGAGGTCATGGAGTACACGGAAAGGCTCAAGATCCTGAGGGAAAAGATCAGGAGGTGA